AGTTCCGAGAGTAACAGAAAGGGGTCAATGTGGTTGAGGTGATTAGCTGCAATCACTGCGGGAGTTGTCGGAATATTTTCGGGATTTTCCACCCGTACACGGAAGAGAGCGCGAATCAGAACACGTAAAACCAGTTGCCGGATTTTACCGTTGATTTTTTGTGACTGAGTACCTGGAGTTACTGACTCTGCACTGGTGAGGGCTGTTTGAATCATCTCATTGGTGTGGCGATCGCGGGCATACATCATACCTTCCTTTGCCCGTTGAATAGTTTCGGCAGTTACTGGCGGTAAAATAAATTCCTGGGTTTTGGTTAAAGGAATAGGCTGAGTCAGTACTTGTACCATTTGCTTGCTTTTATCACTAATGAAAATCCCGATATCTCTAAATCTAGGTGAAGCTGAATAATTTCAGATGGATTCCTTTGGCAGTTTCTCTAATGTCTGTACAATGACTTGGGACTAAAAATGCTCCAACCACACAATCAAAGCATTTACAGAACTACCCATGAATTTTCTCTCATCAGATTTACTAGTCCAGTTGTGTCAACTGTCTACCCAGAGAAAACTGTGAAAAATCTCACCTGTGACTTTTGCAGTTACCACATCACGGTTTAAAGTTATGAGTGCTGAGTCAAAAGTTTTCAGTCTCCCTAGTTAGTAGCCATCATGAACTGCGTACACCAGGACAGATGAAAATAGGCATTGGACATTAATTATTTCTCCCTTGTCCCCTTTGTCTTCCTTGTCTTCCTTGTCCCCCTTGTCTCCCAGTTCCCCTACTTTTTCAAGTCAGCTGGCAACTCAGGGTTAAAAATATCAAGGATAATTAAAACTTATAGGTAATTCTGCATGGCACTGGATCTTCCTACTTTGCCCTTGGCATTTCAATTTACTTCTCCAGGTCCAGTTATCTTTCAACTTGGACCAATTACAATTCGTTGGTATGGCTTATTGATTGCCTCCGCAGTCTTAATAGGTGTAAGTCTTTCTCAGTATTTGGCAAAGCGTCGCCACCTTAACCCCGATTTATTAAGCGATTTATCAATTTGGCTAGTTATTGCAGCAATCCCTGCGGCTCGTTTATATTATGTTTTGTTTGAATGGGCAGAATATTCCCAACATCCTGAAAAAATCATCGCCATCTGGCAGGGCGGAATTGCAATTCATGGGGCAATTATTGGCGGTGTCTTAGCAGCTTTAATTTTTAGCAAGTTGCGACAAGTCTCTTTTTGGCAACTCGCAGATTTAGTCGCTCCCTCGTTGATTTTAGGGCAAGCCATTGGACGCTGGGGAAATTTCTTCAATTCAGAAGCCTTCGGTCGTCCGACAAATTTACCTTGGAAACTATATATTCCCCCCTATATTCTCGGTGAAGATGGGCAAAAAAGATTTCTTCGTCCCAGGGAATTTGCAGACTTTGACTATTTCCACCCCACTTTTCTCTACGAATCTCTCTGGAATCTCTTAGTTTTCGGTTTGCTGATGTATCTCTTCTTTCGAGGATTGCAGAGTAAATCCCGACTGAAATCAGGGACAATTTTCCTAGTTTATCTTGCCACCTACAGCCTCGGTCGTTTGTGGATTGAGGGTTTACGTACCGATAGTTTGATGCTGGGATTCCTGCGAATGGCACAAATTGTCAGTCTGTCAGGAATTGTTGTAGGTGTGACAGGTTTGGTATGGCTTTACGTTAGTAAACGTCCTTTGCCAGATGTGGTAGCTCCACCGAAAACTGAAGAGTGACACAGACTTTATTCTTTTACCCGTGAAAACGGGGACAGAATAATAGACATAAAAAATGCCCCAGAGTTTTCTCCAGGGCTTAACCAGGGTGCATCTACCAATCACCTCTACTAGATAGAGGGGGTTAATCCGGAAAGATACGCAAAAAAAAGCCAAAAAATTTTTTCGAGGATATTTTTGGCTGTTGTTTTATCAGTGGATATACTAACTTATACCCCTATTCTCATGTCAACAGTATCACTCAAACCAGCAGTTTATATTGTCGGTGCTGGACCCGGAGACCCTGATTTACTAACTATTAAAGCCCAGAAGCTCTTAGCTAGCGCCGATGTAGTACTATTTGCAGATTCCCTAGTGCCAGAAAAAATTTTGCAATTTTGTCGGGAAGACGCAGAAATTCTCAAAACAGCAGATAAAACCCTAGAGGAAATTTTGCCGGTAATGGTAGAGAGAGTGCGATCGCGTAAATCTGTAGTTCGTCTCCACTCAGGAGATCCAAGTTTATACAGTGCGATTCATGAACAAATGGGACTCCTCACAGCAGCAAATGTTCCCTTTGAAATTATTCCTGGTATCAGTGCATTTCAAGCCGCAGCAGCCAAACTCCAGGTAGAACTAACTATTCCTGATTTGGTACAAACCATTATTTTGACGCGAATTAGTGGACGCACCAGCGTCCCGGAAAGGGAAGAATTAGCCTCCCTCGCAGCTCACAAAGCAACTCTCTGTCTTTATTTAAGCGCTCGTCACATCGAAAAAGCACAACAGCAACTGCAATTGCACTACCCCGAAGATACACCCGTAGCTATTTGCTACCGTATTGGCTGGAATGATGAAAAAATTTATCTTGTTTCTTTAGGAGAAATGGCAAGCTGCTCCCATCGAGAAAACCTGATGCGAACCACACTATACATTATCAGTCCTGCCTTAAATGCCAGGGAAGCCCGTTCTCGTCTCTACCACCCAGAATATAATCGTTTATTTCGTAGTGATGCTTGAAAGGACATGGGGGACAGGGTACAGTTACCGTCAAAAATACCCTTCCCACTCATCCCATTTGAACTTCCCTTCCCTCCAAATACCCAATTCTGTAAGGAAGAACCAGAATAATTTTCAATTAATTAATTCTGAGTACAAACACTCATTCTGACAACTCAAACCCTCCACGATAACCAGTAACCAAACGACTGCCATCTTTAAAAATATGGACTTCAATTTGGTCACTTGCCCAGGAAATACTATCCTGTAAGGCAGAATTAAAAATATGTACACGCTGGTTACTGGAAGAAACAGGA
The Calothrix sp. 336/3 DNA segment above includes these coding regions:
- the lgt gene encoding prolipoprotein diacylglyceryl transferase, with protein sequence MALDLPTLPLAFQFTSPGPVIFQLGPITIRWYGLLIASAVLIGVSLSQYLAKRRHLNPDLLSDLSIWLVIAAIPAARLYYVLFEWAEYSQHPEKIIAIWQGGIAIHGAIIGGVLAALIFSKLRQVSFWQLADLVAPSLILGQAIGRWGNFFNSEAFGRPTNLPWKLYIPPYILGEDGQKRFLRPREFADFDYFHPTFLYESLWNLLVFGLLMYLFFRGLQSKSRLKSGTIFLVYLATYSLGRLWIEGLRTDSLMLGFLRMAQIVSLSGIVVGVTGLVWLYVSKRPLPDVVAPPKTEE
- the cobM gene encoding precorrin-4 C(11)-methyltransferase, with the protein product MSTVSLKPAVYIVGAGPGDPDLLTIKAQKLLASADVVLFADSLVPEKILQFCREDAEILKTADKTLEEILPVMVERVRSRKSVVRLHSGDPSLYSAIHEQMGLLTAANVPFEIIPGISAFQAAAAKLQVELTIPDLVQTIILTRISGRTSVPEREELASLAAHKATLCLYLSARHIEKAQQQLQLHYPEDTPVAICYRIGWNDEKIYLVSLGEMASCSHRENLMRTTLYIISPALNAREARSRLYHPEYNRLFRSDA